From the genome of Pseudomonas sp. gcc21, one region includes:
- a CDS encoding Rieske (2Fe-2S) protein: MTKHTHHREPRALCRLDELPDPGSKGFANGTTGILVVRQGGEAFVYENRCPHRGIPLEWTPDQFLDSSGRLIQCATHGALFLPESGECIAGPCSGDSLRKLDSYLDDGLVWLGKANPP; this comes from the coding sequence ATGACCAAGCACACCCATCACCGAGAACCCCGCGCACTGTGCCGGCTGGATGAGCTGCCTGACCCCGGCAGCAAGGGCTTCGCCAACGGTACGACCGGCATTCTGGTTGTGCGTCAGGGCGGCGAAGCCTTTGTCTACGAAAACCGCTGTCCGCACCGCGGTATTCCGCTGGAATGGACGCCCGACCAGTTTCTCGACAGCTCCGGCCGATTGATTCAATGCGCGACGCATGGCGCGCTGTTTCTTCCCGAAAGCGGCGAATGCATCGCCGGGCCTTGCAGTGGAGACTCGCTGCGCAAGCTGGACAGCTATCTAGACGACGGCCTTGTCTGGCTTGGAAAAGCCAATCCCCCCTAG
- a CDS encoding iron ABC transporter permease, protein MDAARRLKLMVMVLLAVLLVLAVLLSLALGAVTVPLGDTVVVLANLILPVEHAVEAQLIVEQIRLPRTLMGMLVGATLALTGAAMQGLFRNPLADPGLIGVSSGAALGVALMLVLGGPLLMMMPDVLAPYATVLGAFIGGALTTWLVYRLGQSIQGTSVANMLLAGIAIAAVSGAFIGLLSYLADDAMLRTLVFWNMGSLGGASFERVGMLALCCALVWWRLPRQAEALNALLLGESEARHLGIEVERVKRELVLLTALGVGACVAAAGLIGFVGLVVPHLVRLMVGANHRYVLPASMLLGAGLLLLADLAARLVVAPAELPLGILTALIGAPFFLALLLRAQRHGGV, encoded by the coding sequence ATGGATGCTGCGCGTCGGCTCAAGCTGATGGTCATGGTGCTGCTCGCCGTTCTGCTGGTGTTGGCGGTACTGCTATCGCTTGCGCTGGGCGCGGTAACGGTTCCGCTGGGCGATACGGTTGTGGTGTTGGCCAACCTGATTCTGCCGGTGGAACATGCAGTCGAGGCCCAGCTTATCGTCGAGCAGATACGCCTGCCGCGTACCCTGATGGGCATGCTGGTGGGCGCGACGCTGGCACTCACCGGCGCGGCGATGCAGGGCTTGTTCCGCAATCCGCTGGCTGATCCGGGCCTGATTGGCGTATCCAGCGGCGCGGCACTCGGCGTCGCCCTGATGTTGGTGCTGGGTGGGCCACTGTTGATGATGATGCCCGATGTGCTGGCTCCTTACGCGACTGTGCTGGGAGCGTTCATTGGCGGTGCGCTGACGACCTGGCTGGTTTACCGGCTGGGGCAGTCCATTCAGGGCACCTCGGTCGCCAACATGCTGCTGGCCGGTATCGCCATTGCAGCCGTTAGCGGTGCCTTTATCGGTCTGCTCAGCTATCTCGCTGACGATGCCATGCTACGGACTCTGGTGTTCTGGAATATGGGCAGTCTCGGTGGCGCCAGTTTTGAGCGGGTGGGCATGCTCGCGCTATGTTGTGCGCTGGTCTGGTGGCGTCTGCCGCGTCAGGCCGAGGCGCTGAATGCCTTGTTGCTGGGCGAATCCGAAGCGCGGCATCTTGGCATTGAGGTAGAGCGAGTCAAACGCGAACTGGTGCTGCTGACAGCGCTCGGCGTCGGTGCCTGCGTTGCGGCCGCCGGGCTGATCGGGTTCGTTGGTCTGGTAGTCCCGCATCTGGTCAGGTTGATGGTCGGTGCGAATCATCGTTACGTACTGCCTGCTTCCATGCTGTTGGGTGCAGGGTTGCTGTTGCTCGCCGATCTGGCAGCCCGGCTGGTGGTGGCGCCCGCGGAATTGCCCTTGGGGATATTGACGGCATTGATCGGCGCGCCGTTCTTCCTCGCCCTGCTTCTGCGCGCCCAGCGCCATGGAGGCGTCTGA
- a CDS encoding heme ABC transporter ATP-binding protein gives MLEAVDLSCARGGKTILNQVNFELRSGEVLAVLGTNGAGKSTLLATLVGELSASGGQVRLAGRLLAQWPGGELATRLAVLPQSSSLAFAFTAEEVVAMSRMPHDTGLQIDRRIVSEAMRAADVTHLAGRSYLKLSGGERQRVHLARVMAQIWETPEACLIMDEPTASLDLAHQQLILEQAQRIAAGGGAVLVVLHDLNLAARYADRILLLDGGEVAALGTPWDVLQAERIAEVFAVSVQVTRHPTQDSPLIII, from the coding sequence ATGCTGGAGGCTGTCGATCTCAGTTGCGCCCGGGGCGGCAAGACCATCCTGAACCAGGTCAATTTCGAACTGCGCTCGGGCGAAGTGTTGGCCGTACTGGGTACCAACGGGGCAGGAAAAAGCACACTTCTGGCTACGCTGGTGGGGGAGCTTTCTGCTTCGGGCGGGCAGGTTCGCCTGGCCGGGAGACTTTTGGCGCAGTGGCCGGGTGGCGAGCTCGCGACCCGTCTGGCGGTGCTGCCGCAATCCTCGTCGCTTGCGTTCGCTTTTACTGCCGAAGAAGTCGTGGCAATGAGTCGGATGCCCCACGACACCGGTTTGCAGATCGATCGGCGTATCGTCAGCGAGGCGATGCGGGCGGCGGATGTGACGCATCTCGCTGGGCGTAGCTATCTCAAGCTGTCTGGCGGCGAGCGTCAGCGTGTTCACCTGGCGCGCGTCATGGCGCAGATCTGGGAAACACCCGAGGCCTGTCTGATCATGGATGAGCCCACTGCGTCGCTGGATCTGGCGCATCAGCAACTGATTCTTGAACAGGCGCAACGCATTGCCGCGGGGGGCGGCGCGGTGTTGGTGGTGTTGCATGACCTGAACCTTGCCGCCCGCTACGCGGACCGTATCCTGTTGCTCGATGGGGGCGAAGTCGCCGCGCTGGGCACCCCTTGGGATGTGTTACAGGCGGAGCGCATTGCCGAGGTTTTCGCAGTGTCGGTCCAGGTCACACGGCATCCGACCCAGGACAGCCCCTTGATAATCATCTGA
- a CDS encoding ChaN family lipoprotein: MKAFLIGFAILFSLGTQAKPLPEWVSPLHTEHPQVGQVKDTATGEWINPVELVEVLADAPHVMVGEKHDNADHHRLQLWLLRALAERRPQASLLLEMLAPEQQAAADALLRNDKLTDETLQARLNWAPGWDWTLYGDLVRWGLNESGRLLAANIAEDEMKNRYREPSPLRDVYSEDAGRQLRETIVASHCGKLSETHFPAMLSIQQARDQRMAEALHAADQPALLLAGNFHVRKDLGAPLHWPGNSAPVVVMLIEAGQTPPDAAQADYVWLTAAMEPKDYCADW; the protein is encoded by the coding sequence ATGAAGGCATTTCTGATTGGATTTGCAATATTGTTTTCCCTGGGCACTCAGGCAAAACCCTTACCGGAATGGGTCAGTCCCCTGCACACAGAGCATCCACAGGTGGGTCAGGTCAAAGACACTGCGACTGGGGAGTGGATCAATCCTGTTGAGCTGGTGGAGGTGCTGGCAGACGCGCCCCACGTCATGGTGGGAGAGAAGCATGACAACGCTGACCATCATCGGCTACAGCTGTGGTTGCTGCGCGCGCTGGCGGAGCGCCGGCCGCAGGCGAGTCTGTTGTTGGAAATGCTCGCGCCCGAGCAACAGGCAGCTGCAGATGCGCTGCTGCGTAACGACAAACTGACGGACGAAACACTGCAGGCGCGCCTGAACTGGGCACCCGGCTGGGACTGGACGCTGTATGGCGACCTGGTTCGCTGGGGACTGAATGAGTCTGGCCGGTTGCTCGCGGCTAATATCGCAGAAGACGAGATGAAAAATCGCTACCGCGAGCCGAGCCCATTGAGGGATGTCTATAGCGAAGACGCGGGACGGCAGTTGCGCGAAACGATTGTGGCATCGCACTGCGGCAAGCTATCCGAAACGCATTTTCCGGCAATGCTCAGTATCCAGCAGGCCCGCGATCAGCGCATGGCCGAAGCGTTGCACGCCGCCGACCAACCAGCTCTGCTGCTGGCTGGCAACTTTCATGTACGCAAGGATCTGGGCGCACCGCTGCACTGGCCGGGTAATTCCGCGCCGGTGGTGGTGATGCTGATCGAGGCGGGACAGACTCCGCCCGATGCAGCGCAAGCTGATTACGTCTGGTTGACCGCAGCGATGGAGCCGAAGGATTACTGCGCCGACTGGTGA
- a CDS encoding cyclic nucleotide-binding domain-containing protein translates to MYLIGDQPPYAEKLISDLQLIPEQLLVGLEPCDATVHLDSTDDLYRTIGNNRLYLLKSGLLHAMIDGKPLFYMQEGDLIGLRQGLSTAPCVYTSDEPLELIPYDREALFKHIHASSRRQEQFTQYILGQAALMSDALAHNKPAEIRPVTGFQHFDAGAELIRQGDDADHVFIITEGHAEAFVEGIKVGDVQKDEIFGAMALFTREKRSATVIASAPTTVMMIPKEQFLALMQSNPRIAHSLIESMARRIDLMNKELSHYKRAK, encoded by the coding sequence ATGTATCTCATTGGTGACCAGCCTCCCTACGCCGAAAAACTCATCAGCGACCTGCAGCTCATACCCGAGCAGTTGCTGGTTGGCCTGGAGCCGTGCGACGCGACAGTGCATCTTGACTCGACCGATGACCTGTATCGCACGATCGGCAACAACCGGCTCTATCTGCTCAAGAGCGGCCTCCTGCACGCCATGATCGACGGCAAGCCGCTGTTCTATATGCAGGAAGGCGATCTTATCGGACTACGCCAGGGGCTGAGCACCGCGCCCTGCGTCTATACCAGTGACGAACCTCTGGAATTGATTCCCTATGATCGCGAGGCGCTGTTCAAGCATATCCATGCCAGCAGCAGACGCCAGGAGCAATTTACCCAGTACATACTCGGGCAGGCGGCGCTTATGTCAGATGCATTGGCACATAACAAGCCGGCGGAAATCCGGCCGGTCACCGGCTTCCAGCATTTCGACGCAGGAGCTGAACTGATACGTCAGGGCGATGATGCGGACCATGTGTTCATCATCACCGAAGGCCACGCCGAAGCTTTTGTGGAGGGCATCAAGGTTGGCGATGTACAAAAAGACGAAATTTTCGGCGCCATGGCGCTGTTCACCCGGGAGAAACGCTCAGCGACCGTGATTGCCAGCGCTCCGACTACGGTAATGATGATTCCGAAGGAACAGTTTCTGGCACTGATGCAAAGCAACCCGCGCATCGCGCACAGCCTGATCGAAAGCATGGCCCGTCGCATCGATCTGATGAACAAGGAACTGAGTCACTACAAGCGCGCAAAATAA
- a CDS encoding TfoX/Sxy family protein produces the protein MQEDELLGLRNLGKTSTQWLHATGIHSLEELRRRGPVGCYCAVRARGFRASKALLFAIAGALQDVHWNQLDPAYKAELLDQLRREEKP, from the coding sequence ATGCAGGAAGATGAATTGCTGGGTCTGCGCAACCTGGGCAAAACCTCCACACAATGGTTACATGCGACCGGCATCCACAGTCTTGAGGAGCTGCGTCGGCGCGGTCCGGTAGGCTGTTACTGCGCCGTACGCGCCCGTGGATTTCGCGCCTCCAAGGCGCTACTGTTTGCCATTGCAGGGGCCTTGCAGGATGTACACTGGAACCAGCTTGACCCTGCTTATAAAGCAGAATTGCTTGATCAGTTGCGCAGGGAAGAGAAACCCTGA
- a CDS encoding bifunctional aminoglycoside phosphotransferase/ATP-binding protein: MSQTLLNALQDPALYDHPVSGFKLMETHISWVLLTGDYVYKIKKPVNFGFLDYSSLEQRAHYCNEELRLNRRLAPELYLDVIPVRGSESSPTLTGDGQIIEYMVKTRQFRQEDLLGNMQRAGTLTTDHIDSLARVLADFHGRIDCAALDASWGEPEQVHAPVAQNFEHIRSMLSDAEQLAQIEQLELWAHSTFQRLIPQLAQRKAEGFIRECHGDIYLDNVTMVDGKVTLFDCIEFNEAFRWIDVMSDVAFMAMDIEDRGLPALAQRFVNGYLEHTGDYAGLLLLNYYKAYRAMVRAKVALLRLSQPGISDNERNEVMARFQGYVNLAESYTQIPKRFGLLMHGVSGSGKSTVTSQLVEPLGVIRIRSDIERKRLFGNDGAGKPDAGLYAPERSQQTYARLGSLAAQVLAAGYPVVVDATHLKRDQRALVRQHIEEQGAPCLIITCKAPLGTIEAWIAKRTKAGTDPSDATIDIVRHQLETMEPLDDEESQHNLTVQTDKSQSVQELIATLRKRL, translated from the coding sequence GTGAGCCAGACACTGCTGAACGCACTGCAAGATCCTGCCCTGTACGATCATCCGGTTTCCGGATTCAAGCTGATGGAGACCCATATTTCATGGGTATTGCTGACCGGCGACTATGTCTACAAGATCAAGAAGCCGGTCAATTTCGGTTTCCTTGACTATTCGAGCCTTGAGCAGCGCGCCCACTACTGCAATGAAGAACTGCGCCTCAACCGTCGTCTTGCACCCGAGCTGTATCTCGACGTCATCCCGGTACGCGGCAGCGAAAGCTCACCGACCCTGACCGGCGACGGCCAGATCATCGAGTACATGGTCAAGACGCGCCAGTTCAGACAGGAAGACCTGCTCGGCAATATGCAGCGAGCCGGTACGCTTACCACCGACCATATCGATTCGCTGGCCCGTGTGCTGGCTGACTTCCATGGTCGCATCGACTGTGCCGCGCTCGACGCTAGCTGGGGCGAACCCGAGCAGGTGCATGCACCAGTCGCCCAGAACTTCGAACACATCCGCTCCATGCTGAGCGACGCTGAACAACTAGCGCAGATCGAGCAGCTGGAGCTGTGGGCGCATAGTACATTCCAGCGGCTGATTCCCCAACTGGCCCAGCGCAAAGCAGAAGGATTTATCCGCGAATGTCACGGTGACATTTATCTCGATAACGTAACCATGGTGGACGGTAAGGTCACGCTGTTCGACTGCATTGAATTCAATGAAGCCTTCCGCTGGATCGATGTCATGAGTGATGTAGCGTTCATGGCCATGGACATTGAAGACCGTGGCCTGCCTGCGTTGGCCCAGCGCTTCGTGAACGGTTATCTGGAGCATACCGGCGATTATGCTGGCCTGCTGCTGCTGAACTATTACAAGGCCTACCGCGCCATGGTCAGGGCCAAAGTCGCCCTGCTGCGCCTCAGCCAGCCGGGCATTAGCGATAACGAGCGCAACGAGGTCATGGCGCGCTTCCAGGGTTACGTCAATCTCGCTGAAAGCTATACGCAAATACCCAAGCGCTTCGGTTTGCTCATGCATGGCGTATCGGGCTCAGGCAAAAGCACAGTGACCAGCCAACTGGTCGAGCCGCTGGGGGTGATCCGGATACGCTCTGACATCGAACGCAAGCGGCTGTTTGGCAATGACGGTGCCGGCAAGCCGGACGCGGGACTCTACGCGCCGGAGCGTAGCCAGCAAACCTATGCCCGCCTCGGCTCCCTGGCCGCGCAGGTGCTTGCGGCCGGCTACCCGGTCGTGGTTGATGCGACGCACCTGAAGCGCGACCAGCGTGCGCTGGTTCGCCAGCATATCGAGGAGCAAGGCGCGCCCTGTCTGATCATTACATGCAAGGCTCCGCTGGGCACCATTGAAGCCTGGATTGCCAAGCGGACCAAAGCGGGCACCGACCCCTCGGACGCCACCATCGATATCGTGCGCCACCAGCTCGAAACAATGGAACCACTGGACGATGAAGAGTCGCAACACAACCTGACGGTTCAGACGGATAAGAGCCAGAGCGTGCAGGAACTCATTGCTACGCTGCGCAAGCGACTCTGA
- the mrcB gene encoding penicillin-binding protein 1B, with amino-acid sequence MGRKRGGRAAKKVGFWRRWSGWIFKLGLVALVLFGGLVIYLDAVVQEKFSGKRWAVPAKVYARPLELFAGQRLNKDDFLAELEALGYRTTQAARSPGQVSVAGNRVDVHTRGFAFSEGDEPAQHLSVRFDGNQVAGLAGHGNLVMARLEPLMIGGIYPAHNEDRVLIQLQEAPPYLVESLVAVEDREFFQHFGVSPKGILRAAYVNMKAGGVVQGGSTLTQQLVKNFYLTSERSMLRKANEAIMAVLLELHYSKEDILEAYLNEVFLGQDGRRAVHGFGLASQYYFAQPLRELELHQVALLVGMVKGPSFYNPRRRPERAKQRRDLVIELLAEQGVISEQHAQTAIAKPLDVAARGRLTDTSYPAFMDLIKRQLREEYRDEDLTSEGLRIFTSLDPVMQNKAERAVETTLKRLGPAPGDVEMESAMVVTSAQTGEVLALVGGRNPRFSGFNRALDASRPIGSLVKPAVFLTALEQPQRYSLITPVDDSPITLEAEPGKTWTPQNYGRESHGLVPLHVALSRSYNQATVRLGVELGVPEVLKTIERMGVQHGWRPYPSMLLGSGAMTPLQVTDMYQTLANGGFNTPLRSIRSVLAPDGEPLGRYPFAVQQRFDSATIYLMQEAMVRVMTEGTGRSAYNQIPSTVRLAGKTGTTNDLRDSWFAGYSQDLLAVTWLGRDDNGATRLTGATGALQVWSAFMRDAHPQGLSTSPPAGVDMAWIDPETGQGSDPSCPGSIEEPFRKGFAPLPGPGCQPLIDTEAVKDGANRVLDVIRGWLP; translated from the coding sequence ATGGGAAGAAAACGCGGGGGACGGGCGGCCAAAAAGGTCGGCTTCTGGAGGCGCTGGTCTGGCTGGATCTTCAAGCTGGGGCTGGTTGCGTTGGTGTTATTTGGTGGGCTGGTCATTTACCTGGATGCGGTTGTACAGGAAAAGTTTTCCGGCAAGCGCTGGGCGGTTCCGGCCAAGGTGTATGCCAGGCCGCTGGAGTTGTTTGCGGGGCAGCGGCTGAACAAGGACGACTTTCTGGCCGAGCTCGAGGCGCTGGGCTACCGGACCACTCAGGCGGCGCGTTCGCCTGGCCAGGTATCGGTCGCCGGTAACCGGGTCGACGTGCATACCCGCGGCTTCGCATTTTCCGAGGGCGACGAGCCTGCCCAGCACCTGAGCGTACGCTTTGACGGCAACCAGGTCGCCGGCCTCGCCGGGCACGGGAATCTGGTCATGGCGCGACTCGAGCCTCTGATGATCGGCGGCATCTACCCGGCTCATAATGAAGACCGCGTCCTGATTCAGTTGCAGGAGGCGCCTCCCTACCTCGTCGAGTCGCTGGTGGCTGTAGAGGATAGAGAGTTCTTCCAGCATTTCGGTGTCTCGCCCAAGGGCATTCTGCGCGCTGCCTACGTCAATATGAAGGCGGGAGGAGTAGTGCAGGGCGGCAGTACGTTGACCCAGCAGCTGGTGAAGAACTTCTATCTCACCAGCGAGCGAAGCATGCTGCGCAAGGCCAATGAAGCCATCATGGCGGTCCTGCTGGAACTGCACTATTCCAAGGAAGATATCCTCGAAGCCTATCTAAACGAAGTGTTCCTGGGGCAGGATGGCCGCCGGGCCGTGCACGGCTTTGGACTTGCCAGCCAGTATTATTTTGCACAGCCGCTGCGCGAGCTCGAGTTGCACCAGGTGGCATTGCTGGTGGGTATGGTCAAGGGGCCGTCCTTCTATAACCCACGCCGGCGACCGGAACGTGCCAAGCAGCGCCGGGATCTGGTGATCGAATTGCTGGCTGAGCAAGGCGTCATCAGCGAACAGCATGCTCAGACGGCTATTGCCAAACCCCTGGATGTTGCAGCGCGCGGCCGTTTGACCGATACCAGCTATCCAGCGTTCATGGACCTGATCAAGCGTCAGTTGCGTGAGGAATATCGCGACGAAGATCTGACCAGCGAAGGCCTGCGCATCTTTACCAGTCTCGACCCGGTTATGCAGAACAAGGCCGAGCGGGCAGTGGAGACCACGCTGAAGCGATTAGGGCCAGCGCCGGGTGATGTGGAGATGGAAAGCGCGATGGTCGTGACCAGTGCGCAAACCGGTGAGGTGCTGGCGCTGGTCGGCGGACGCAACCCCAGATTCTCAGGGTTCAATCGTGCCCTCGACGCGTCACGGCCCATTGGTTCGCTGGTCAAGCCTGCGGTCTTTCTGACCGCGCTGGAGCAGCCACAGCGCTACTCCCTGATCACGCCGGTTGATGATTCGCCGATCACGCTCGAGGCCGAGCCAGGCAAGACCTGGACGCCGCAGAACTATGGTCGCGAGAGTCATGGTCTGGTGCCGCTGCACGTCGCGTTGAGCCGGTCCTATAATCAGGCCACGGTGCGGCTGGGTGTGGAACTTGGGGTTCCCGAAGTGCTCAAGACCATCGAGCGGATGGGCGTTCAACACGGTTGGCGGCCGTATCCTTCGATGCTGCTCGGCTCAGGCGCCATGACGCCATTGCAGGTCACGGATATGTACCAGACGCTGGCCAACGGCGGCTTCAATACACCGCTGAGGTCTATTCGTAGCGTGCTGGCGCCTGACGGAGAGCCGCTGGGCCGTTACCCGTTCGCGGTACAGCAACGCTTCGATTCAGCGACCATCTATCTGATGCAGGAAGCAATGGTCCGGGTAATGACCGAAGGGACAGGGCGATCGGCGTATAATCAGATTCCGTCTACGGTGCGTCTTGCGGGTAAAACGGGAACGACCAATGATCTGCGCGATAGCTGGTTTGCTGGCTATTCACAGGATTTGCTCGCGGTGACCTGGCTGGGGCGGGATGATAATGGCGCGACCCGCTTGACCGGTGCCACCGGTGCCTTGCAGGTATGGAGCGCGTTCATGCGCGACGCACACCCGCAAGGGCTTTCCACCAGCCCACCCGCAGGCGTGGATATGGCCTGGATCGATCCGGAAACCGGGCAGGGCAGTGACCCGAGCTGTCCAGGCAGTATCGAGGAGCCGTTCAGAAAAGGGTTTGCGCCGTTGCCGGGTCCGGGTTGTCAGCCGCTGATCGATACCGAGGCGGTAAAAGACGGCGCGAATCGAGTACTGGATGTTATTCGTGGCTGGTTGCCATGA
- a CDS encoding tetratricopeptide repeat protein, translated as MMRYERFGLLAGCALVLAGCAGTGGTVPVVDSGRSVSSEEMRVGAGRQPVQQQPAPEPEQSSVVVMVPDEAGGSRAIESYPLDGQPSWQQGEQQQQQQQQSSEPQAQPAPSRTPATSGGALQGDEQLDGPVLALLTVAREQEGRGDLGNASASLERAMRIAPREPQVLYRLAQVRLAQGDAAQAEQLAQRGLAYAADRPTLQAGLWNLIAEARDKQGNRSGAAEARERARVQL; from the coding sequence ATGATGCGATATGAACGGTTCGGCCTGCTTGCCGGGTGTGCGTTGGTGCTTGCTGGTTGTGCCGGAACAGGGGGCACGGTTCCGGTAGTTGATTCGGGACGTTCGGTGTCCAGCGAAGAAATGCGGGTGGGGGCCGGTCGTCAGCCGGTGCAGCAGCAACCAGCTCCTGAACCGGAGCAAAGCAGTGTAGTTGTGATGGTGCCTGACGAAGCCGGTGGCTCACGTGCGATCGAGTCCTATCCGCTGGATGGCCAGCCCTCCTGGCAGCAGGGCGAGCAACAGCAACAACAGCAACAACAGTCCAGCGAGCCACAAGCACAGCCGGCACCGTCCCGCACGCCCGCCACGTCGGGTGGCGCTTTGCAGGGCGACGAGCAGCTGGACGGTCCGGTGCTTGCGCTGCTGACTGTAGCGCGCGAGCAGGAAGGGCGCGGCGATCTGGGGAACGCGTCGGCCAGTCTCGAGCGGGCAATGCGTATTGCTCCGCGTGAACCGCAAGTGCTGTACCGGTTGGCGCAGGTGCGCCTGGCTCAGGGAGATGCCGCACAGGCAGAACAGCTGGCTCAGCGCGGCCTGGCGTATGCAGCCGACCGTCCGACGCTTCAGGCCGGTTTGTGGAACCTGATTGCCGAAGCGCGGGACAAGCAAGGCAACCGGTCAGGCGCTGCCGAAGCGCGAGAACGGGCCAGGGTTCAGCTGTGA
- a CDS encoding YqcC family protein: MDPLWHELADALIDLERELRGLGLWAQSPPDAELLASRQPFCVDTLGFEQWLQWIFVPRMAVIIQQGRDLPGAFNIAPMGEEALAWLGRRRHTLVAILTRIDGLAARLS, translated from the coding sequence ATGGACCCGCTCTGGCATGAGCTGGCAGACGCACTTATCGATCTGGAAAGGGAGTTGCGTGGGCTCGGGCTGTGGGCTCAGAGTCCGCCGGATGCCGAGCTGCTCGCCAGCCGGCAACCGTTCTGCGTCGATACCCTCGGTTTCGAGCAATGGTTGCAGTGGATTTTCGTGCCGCGCATGGCTGTCATCATCCAGCAAGGTCGCGATCTGCCCGGGGCGTTCAATATAGCGCCCATGGGTGAGGAGGCGCTGGCCTGGTTAGGCCGTCGCCGTCATACTCTGGTAGCTATCCTGACCCGCATCGACGGTCTGGCTGCCAGACTCAGCTGA
- a CDS encoding DUF4124 domain-containing protein, translating to MYKILTALGLALLCSNATAVSMYQWTDDRGGLQFGQQPPADRPYRIVDITTPPPPGGTLRERQPLPPIEAKGTQAPEERAAARAEKAELQRHCEQLNKNLETLVNNPRLTRTNASGEVERIGEDERQKMIADTRGEIDNRCD from the coding sequence ATGTACAAGATATTGACTGCACTGGGCCTTGCCCTGCTCTGCTCCAATGCAACCGCCGTATCAATGTACCAATGGACGGACGATCGGGGAGGCCTGCAGTTCGGTCAACAACCGCCTGCTGATCGACCTTACCGCATCGTTGACATCACCACTCCGCCCCCGCCAGGCGGCACTTTGCGTGAGCGCCAACCACTCCCGCCTATCGAAGCCAAGGGCACGCAAGCGCCTGAAGAGCGGGCAGCCGCGCGCGCAGAGAAAGCAGAACTCCAGCGTCATTGCGAACAGCTGAACAAGAACCTCGAAACATTGGTCAATAATCCGCGACTGACGCGGACCAATGCATCGGGTGAGGTGGAACGAATCGGCGAGGATGAAAGACAGAAGATGATCGCCGACACGCGCGGTGAAATCGACAATCGCTGCGACTGA